The nucleotide window CACCGAAAAACACCGTTGAAAAAGGCTCGGCTCCATACCACGCGCAACTCAGCTCCAGATCACGACACAAGGCATCAACATAAAGCACCAAGTCGCCATCCCGATCCACCTCAGAGTAGAAGTCGCAATAGGGGCACTTTTGACGGCAAAATGGAATATGGATATACAATCCGGCCACAGCATCTCCATGGAGCAGACACAACAACGCCGGACTCCCTGAAGAGTCCGGCGTTGAATTTTAACATTGAAGCACTATTCGCCTAGTGGAAATGACTGGCGTTAATCCACATGTGCAGTGCGATACTGGCAGCATAACCCAGAGCAATGGCCGGGGTAAATACCAGGTGACGACCAAAGGTGTAGATGCCGCGAGCAGTACCCATCAGGGCAACGCCGGCTGCGGAACCAATGGACAGCAGACTGCCACCGACACCAGCGGTCAGAGTCACCAGCAGCCAGTGACCATGAGACATGTGCGGCTCCATGGTCAACACGGCAAACATAACCGGGATGTTGTCGACAATGGCCGACAAAATACCAACCAGAACATTGGCCTGGAAAGGACCCAGCCCAGTGTACATGGCTTGAGACGCCATCGCCAAATAACCGAACTGGCCGAGACCGCCGACACAGAGGATAACACCGTAGAAGAACAGCAGCGTATCCCATTCGGCACGGGCAATCTTGCGGAACAGGTCAAAACCGTGATGGCTCTCTTCGCTGGTCATATCCATCGGACCGTCCGCCATCAGCGCAGCATGCTCTTTGCGCTTGATGTAATAGGAGAACATGCCCAGATAGCCAAGACCCAGCATCATACCGGCTGCAGGGGGCAGATGCAGGAAGTTATGGAAAGAAACCGCCGTAACGATGGTGCACAGGAACAGAACCATGACTCGCTTGGCACCAAACTTCATGCTAACCATTTCGTCAAGAGCCTGAGGAGTTTCTTTGCTGATCATAAAGTTCATGATCAGGGCCGGCACCAGCCAGTTGACCAGAGAAGGCAGGAACA belongs to Desulfuromonas acetoxidans DSM 684 and includes:
- the nhaD gene encoding sodium:proton antiporter NhaD; translation: MGEVLKSLFTLLFILLAVPAFASGGGGHEIHDLTGSVLGILALIIFVGAYSLVIMEEQLHMRKSKPVMLAAGVIWVLVAFAYKHIDPSGPHEAIKHNLIEYAELFLFLLAAMTYINAMEERNVFQALRSWLVSRGFSLRVIFWLTGLLAFLISPIADNLTTALLMGAVVMAVGGSNQRFVVMACINVVVGANAGGAFSPFGDITTLMVWQKGMVDFGEFFALFLPSLVNWLVPALIMNFMISKETPQALDEMVSMKFGAKRVMVLFLCTIVTAVSFHNFLHLPPAAGMMLGLGYLGMFSYYIKRKEHAALMADGPMDMTSEESHHGFDLFRKIARAEWDTLLFFYGVILCVGGLGQFGYLAMASQAMYTGLGPFQANVLVGILSAIVDNIPVMFAVLTMEPHMSHGHWLLVTLTAGVGGSLLSIGSAAGVALMGTARGIYTFGRHLVFTPAIALGYAASIALHMWINASHFH